The genomic DNA GTCGGTCGAACCCCCGTTGACAGCTTTTTCCACCGCCTTGGCACGCACCGGGGTGGGAGCTACAGCACTGACGGCAATCCTGATCCCGTCATCGCGCTTCTGCACAGCAACACCCACCGTTGCCAGATCCACCGAGCCAGTACGGGAGGCCTTGTAATAGATGCCTTTGCCGGCGGGGTATGGCTTTGGTATCAACACAGACACCACAAGTTCGCCTTTATTAAGCGCCGTTTTCCCGGGAGCAACAAAAAAGTCCTCGATTGCTAAAGAACGCTCGCCGCCCGGACCGGCAATATTAACCAGTGCCCCCAGGCAGTACAGGGCGGCAGCCGTGTCGGCAGCCGGGGAGGCATTGCAGATGTTCCCGGCCAGCGTTCCCCGGTTGCGGATGGAGAAGGAGCCGATATGATGGCAGGCTTTGGCCAGCACAGGCACATTTTTCGCCACAGGTTCAAACCGCTCAATCTGGTTTAAGGTCACGGCGGCGCCGATGGTAATACCGGCCTCGTCCTCCCTTAACACTTTTAACTCTGGAATACTCTTGATATCAAGGATCAGGCGCGGGCTGTACTTGCCTCCTCTCATGCCCACCAAGAGGTCGGTGCCGCCGGCAAGCAGAAATACACCCTCGCCGCCAAGCAACCCTGTCACCTCACTCAGAGTGGTACATTTTCTGTATGCAAAATTCCGCATACCCTTCACCTCCGGAAAAAGAAAATAGTCTAAACGCCGTTACTATTCAGGCATGCTGGTTTTCTCATTCTGACTACTTACTACTGACCACTGATTTTCGCCAGTTCCTTGAGCGCCCCAATAAAGCATTCCAAAGGAGGCAGCACAATTCCGGCGCCGATTTGCCCCACACCTGGCTCTTTGTGGGCAATGCCAGTATTAATTCGGGGCAGAATACCTTTTTCAATGACTTTCCGCACATCAATACCGGTAGGGGTGCCGCGGAAGCTCATGGCCGGGATATTGAAATTGCTGTTTTCGGCCACGGTTATTTCGTACATCTCGCTGGTAGCTTCAAAGGCATCGGCAGGCTTGCCGCCGATAAAATTCACAATGGCTGGTGCTGCCGCCATGGCAAAACCGCCGATACCCACTGTCTCGGTGATCACGCTGTCGCCGATATCAGCATTGGCGTCGTTAGTGGTAAAACCGGAGAAGTACAGGCCGGCAGGCACATTGGCCGGGCCGGTAAACCACTGATCGCCGGTGCTGCTGACGCGGATGCCAAAATCGGTGCCGTTGCGGGCCATGGTGGTGACGATGGTGGAGTTTTCGA from Syntrophomonadaceae bacterium includes the following:
- a CDS encoding xanthine dehydrogenase family protein subunit M, whose protein sequence is MRNFAYRKCTTLSEVTGLLGGEGVFLLAGGTDLLVGMRGGKYSPRLILDIKSIPELKVLREDEAGITIGAAVTLNQIERFEPVAKNVPVLAKACHHIGSFSIRNRGTLAGNICNASPAADTAAALYCLGALVNIAGPGGERSLAIEDFFVAPGKTALNKGELVVSVLIPKPYPAGKGIYYKASRTGSVDLATVGVAVQKRDDGIRIAVSAVAPTPVRAKAVEKAVNGGSTDWNAAAALVKDDIIPITDLRGSREYRCHLAEVLVRRGLAEIMEV